A genomic window from Fusarium oxysporum Fo47 chromosome X, complete sequence includes:
- a CDS encoding fungal-specific transcription factor domain-containing protein, whose product MVGVTSDNIGKVQNGDTTATLQAPRPRILSTSQPSFTSSESNSPRSLTDPLVQDIDCRSRRYLDYFASDVCKDLVLYDIPKHNPFRELIPMAYQQPMLLQAIIASSALHMSNSCQRPSSSLSIFTTMASTQSSKSFVDSLSIGRTTSHPEAFHDALRAKQQALCLLNSAVGSMASANVDAILAAVLLLIGFELIDSGRGSWISHINGARMIIEKLVASGSGTGTIFSPLRSWLVSNCLVYDLLGSSFANSYLPHGGELSMTTMSLLQDAEGNHCSSFPAALLPLIQAGAQILNINDVYMLPDTSINSGHHDALQLLHTAKSFDPAAWATNLQPRSPADDLLHRTMIACAHRTAVCVYLSRIILFLWPSTVLPDDLQVLAAEIITHLSHLHPGDALFTATAWPAFIAGLETRDLTNRAWVERRFQELWKIEPWGFTRDALGALRTIWGGRKNEVLLTSSDDEFYEREENWNWIETLRNLGTDWLIA is encoded by the exons ATGGTTGGTGTTACATCCGACAACATTGGCAAGGTCCAGAACGGAGATACGACCGCCACTCTACAAGCGCCACGGCCTCGTATCTTGTCGACAAGCCAGCCCTCATTCACAAGTTCTGAGTCGAATTCTCCTCGTTCGCTTACAGACCCGCTTGTTCAAGATATAGACTGTCGATCGAGGAGATATCTGGATTATT TCGCAAGTGACGTTTGCAAGGACCTCGTTCTCTATGACATCCCCAAGCATAATCCATTTCGGGAGCTGATTCCGATGGCGTACCAGCAGCCCATGCTATTGCAGGCCATCATCGCTAGCTCGGCTTTGCATATGTCAAACTCTTGTCAACGGCCATCAAGTTCTTTAAGCATCTTCACGACAATGGCCTCGACTCAGAGCAGCAAAAGCTTTGTTGACTCTCTATCGATTGGCCGTACGACATCACACCCGGAGGCTTTCCATGATGCACTCAGGGCCAAGCAGCAGGCACTTTGTCTGCTGAACTCCGCTGTCGGAAGCATGGCTTCAGCGAATGTTGATGCGATTCTGGCGGCGGTACTTCTACTCATTGGATTCGAGCTCATTGACTCTGGGCGTGGCAGCTGGATATCTCACATCAACGGTGCGAGAATGATCATTGAGAAACTGGTAGCATCTGGCTCGGGGACGGGCACTATTTTCAGCCCTCTTCGCAGCTGGTTGGTGTCTAATTGCTTGGT GTATGATCTTCTCGGGTCATCATTCGCGAATTCTTATCTACCGCACGGCGGTGAGCTATCGATGACTACCATGTCGCTGCTTCAAGATGCCGAAGGGAACCATTGCTCATCATTTCCGGCAGCTCTCCTTCCTTTGATACAGGCAGGGGCTCAAATATTGAACATTAACGACGTTTACATGTTACCTGACACCTCGATCAATTCAGGACATCACGATGCGCTTCAGCTCTTGCACACTGCCAAGTCATTCGACCCAGCTGCCTGGGCCACCAATCTACAGCCACGCTCGCCCGCTGACGATCTCCTCCATCGGACTATGATTGCATGTGCACACCGGACAGCTGTATGTGTCTATCTCTCACGCattattctttttctatGGCCCAGTACGGTATTGCCAGATGATCTACAGGTTCTAGCAGCCGAAATCATCACCCACCTTTCACATTTGCACCCTGGAGATGCATTATTCACAGCAACAGCGTGGCCTGCCTTCATCGCTGGTCTGGAAACGCGTGACCTCACGAATCGTGCCTGGGTAGAGAGAAGATTCCAAGAGCTCTGGAAAATCGAGCCTTGGGGATTTACCAGAGACGCTCTCGGAGCATTGCGGACAATATGGGgtgggaggaagaatgaGGTTCTCTTAACGAGCAGCGATGACGAATTCTACGAACGGGAAGAGAATTGGAATTGGATCGAGACGCTAAGGAATTTAGGCACCGACTGGTTGATTGCATGA